GCTTTTATTTAATGTCACTAGTTACTTTACAGATTTACATTAGTGatacaaaatataatttaatggaAAAATTacgattgatagatagatagatagatagacagatagatagattgtGGTATTGCTTTTATTTCTTCCACTACCGGTAAGTTaagaacagaacacacacaaaaacatcaatacaaaataataaataaactgaacatacaataacaaaaacagaaaaatgaataaaataaatacatttaattaattaaataaataataaaatgcatCTGTCAATTTATAATTGTTAGTTTAGGTAACACAATTACTGTACAATATAATAAATCgacaaacataaaaataaatagacaAACATGAAAATgacataaaatacaataaataccataaaataattgtaattaattatttaattatataaatattgaatAAAATGCATGTCTATTTACAATTTTTAGTTTAACACAATTATTGTACAATATAATAAATCgacaaacatacaaataaatagacaAACACGAAAATAACACAGACGCCTGTtcctaaaataaaacatttaatttgaaaccggAAGTGCTCTTCTTTTGTTCTCATGTTCTGTCAAGTGGTGGCAAGATGGCGGCGCCCATGAGGAGGACATTGGTCGCTCTTCACAGAGCAACTTGCAGCAGTTTGAAGGTACTGAGACATTTTGTGACGCTTTACTTCATTAAATAAAGTCGGTCAACATATTGTTGAAGaatcgttttttttgtttggtctaaaagtgtctttttttaaaggagctaGCTTAGCTAATGTTAGCCGCCATGAAACAATATTTACTCCAGGAAAAGAAAAACGATATCAAtaactaaaaaacaaaatctCACAGCAAGTTACACTTCTGACCTGCTGCCATTTACCCTCAATTTGACCTGAACAGTCGCATGTTTACCTGGTATAACATGAAGGGGACGTCCTTTGCAGTGGTGGGGTGAAGCTAACTCAGAACATAACTCCACTTTACCCCAGTCCGTCCACGTGATGCTTCTGTCTGCACGAAGATGAAGTGAAGAAGCGTTAAGAGGCTGATCTTATACTTTTAACTCCAGTGACAGAAATGTGCTGCTTTTCCTTCATTGATCTTGTGTGTACACAGACATGGAAtctacacattcacacactgctcTCGTCCTACTGATGATATATAGAATAATCAGCAGAATAATCAATAATCAGAATATTTTTGATCTTAAAGATCATAACTTTAAATTACTGCTTCTACTTTAATGCAAAAATAATGATATACAATAGTAGAACAATCACAGGGGACATCTTCtactttttaatactttttagtGCTGATTATATTTACATACTTTTATTTCAGTAATAATTTCAATGCTCTGAATATTCTCTCCACCACTGGTTACAGTTAACAAGTAATATGTATGTCCCTTGCTGTTAATTGTGTCACAGCATAATATTATTTGTTGTCAAGtcttcattttgttttatttgcacacTTCATATTTGttctacatctttttttttcttcagaaaaaTGGATTAAAACGAATCTTTCCACTCGTAGTTTTAATGAtgtataataacatgtttagaGCTTAGTGCAAACAGTTAATAATTCATCTCTAATATCTCTTGTCAAAAAGACATTGTCAATAGATATTAGAGATACATTATTAACTGTTTGCATAAAGCTCTAAACACCTTATTATACATCATTAAATTTACTGATGGAAAGCTTTGTTTTAatccattaaaaataaaaaaatgtatttccttATTTGAATGGCGCATTTTTATAGAATACAAACCAAAAgtaaaattattatattttattatattatttattatgaaaaagtCAATACTGCCCAACAACTAACCATGCAACTGAGAtctctattttatttttccaagtGCCTTTATGTACTTTTGATGTGCCTTCTTATGCTTTGTGTAAtgtgaaggaaaaaaatgaaaaaagataaTATTTAGAATTTTTAAAGGTTTACTGAGCGGTAAAAATAATAGTCTGGTGCTTTGTCGAGCAGCTGCTATAATAAACCCACATGTGTCCATGGCGTCTGATATATTTCATGCTTATTCTGATAATTTGTGTAACGACGCACAACAATGGAGGATGACTAACCGCTCTGTGTCTCTCAGAGCGCAGAGGCGTCTCTGGACCTGCGGCGCCCCGGCCCGCTTTACGTGCCGGTGCGCACCAAGAAGCGGTACTTCGTGCCCCCGGTGGTGGgtctgaagaggaggaagcaggagcaGAACCCCGACGCCAAGGCCCGGACGGCCGGCATCGTCTTCAGGCAGCAGTACTTCGAGAGGCCCATCAACATCTCCTGCACCGGTAAGAACCACGACGCTCCTCCTCACCAGTCTTCTGGTGTCACGTGATGGAATGTTGAGAATGCAAAGGGTTCTGTTCACGATCGCCACCCTGCTACACGCATCAATGCAACACACGAGCCTGTTGGATGTCGCCCCCAGCGGGAGTCTTCGACCCCTACGTCCCTCCAGAGGGCGACGCCcgtctgtcctctctgtccagAGAAGGCCTGAAGCAACGGGCGGAGCAGCTGAGACAGAGCGCCACCTCGCAGCTGGCGTAAGatctcatctcctctgttctcctcatctcacctcctcatctcctctgttctcctcatctcctctgttctcctcatctcacctcctcatctcctctgttctcctcatctcacctccttatctcctctgttctcctcatctcacctcctcatctcctctgttctcctcatctcctctgttctcctcatctcacctcctcatctcctctgttctcctcatctcacctcctcatctcctctgttctcctcatctcacctccttatctcctctgttctcctcatctcacctcctcatctcctctgttctcctcatctcacctcctcatctcctctgttctcctcatcgcctctgttctcctcatctcacctcctcatctcctctgttctcctcatctcacctcctcatctcctctgttctcctcatctcacctcctcatctcctctgttctcctcatctcacctcctcatctcctctgttctcctcctcatctcctctgttctcctcatcgcctctgttctcctcatctcacctcctcatctcctctgttctcctcatctcacctcctcatctcctctgttctcctcatctcacctcctcatctcctctgttctcctcatctcacctcctcatctcctctgttctcctcatctcacctcctcatctcctctgttctcctcatctcacctccttatctcctctgttctcctcatctcacctcctcatctcctctgttctcctcatctcacctcctcatctcctctgttctcctcatctcacctcctcatctcctctgttctcctcatcgcctctgttctcctcatctcacctcctcatctcctctgttctcctcatctcacctcctcatctcctctgttctcctcatctcacctcctcatctcctctgttctcctcatctcacctcctcatctcctctgttctcctcatctcacctcctcatctcctctgttctcctcatctcacctcctcatctcctctgttctcctcatctcacctcctcatctcctctgttctcctcatttcacctcctcatctcctctgttctcctcatttcacctcctcatctcctctgttctcctcatctcacctcctcatctcctctgttctcctcatctcacctcctcatctcctctgttctcctctatTCTCCTCATATCATCTCATGTCGtttcctcatctcatctcctctcatatcatgttgtctcatgtcgtctcctcccatctcatgttgtctcctcatgtcgtctcctctcatctcatgttGTCTTCTCATCTCATATCGTCACCTCTcatgtcgtctcctctcctctcctctcatgtcgtctcctctcctctcctctcatgtcatgtcgtctcctcttatcttctctcatgtcgtctcctctcctctcatgtcgtctcctctcatatcatgtcgtctcctctcctcttatctcctctcatgtcgtctcctctcctctcatgtcgtctcctcttatcttctctcatgtcgtctcctctcatatcatgtcgtctcctctcctcttatctcctctcatgtcgtctcctctcctctcatgtcgtctcctctcctctcatatcatgtcgtctcctctcatctcctctcatatcatgtcgtctcctctcctctcctctcatgtcgtctcctctcctctcatatcatgtcgtctcctcttatctcctctcatgtcgtctcctctcctctcatgtcgtctcctctcctctcatgtcgtctcctctcctctcatctcatatcatgtcgtctcctcttatcttctctcatgtcgtctcctctcctcttatctcctctcatgtcgtctcctctcctctcatatcatgttgtctcctctcctctcctctcatatcatgtcgtctcctcttatctcctctcatgtcatcgcctctcctctcatgtcgtctcctctcctctcctctcatgtcgtctcatctcctctcatatcATGTCGTCTCCTCTTATCTTCTCTCatatcgtctcctctcctctcatatcatgtcgtctcctctcctcttatctcctctcatgtcatctcctctcctctcctctcatgtcgtctcatctcctctcatatcatgtcgtctcctcttatcttctctcatgtcgtctcctctcctctcatatcatgtcgtctcctctcctcttatctcctctcatgtcatctcctctcctctcatgtcgtctcatctcctctcatatcatgtcgtctcctcttatcttctctcatgtcatctcctctcctcttatctcctctcatgtcgtctcctctcctctcatatcatgtcgtctcctctcctcttatctcctctcatctcatgtcGTCTCCTCTCACCTCGTTGCCTCGTTTCTGGACATCTGACCCGATGCCCTCTGCGGTAAACAAGTGGAAGCTgaacttctttcttttctttccttcttgtCTTCTCCCAGGATTCGTAAGATCAAGGAGTACGACCCTCAGTTCACGTCGAGGGGCTTCGCGGAGCAAGCTCGGGAAATCTTCATCGAGGCCCACGGCGCCCTGACGCAGTAAGACGAGAAGAACCCGTTTCTCTGGTTTCACTTCCTGACATGACGACTGAGCCGATGTCGTGTTGGCCGCTCGTGTTATATTTCCTCCATTCAAGACGGCTcttaacaaacaaacagagccAGAGTTATTCATTACATTAAGAAAGCAGCTGTTTTACAAACCTTCGAATGACTTAAAGGTACAGTACGCCCcactaaaaacaaaaacatgagtTTTGTTTCCTGTGGTGCTACGTATCAGTGTGGATGGTGTCACTGTGAGGAGAGATGTCCGCCTTCTCTCAAAAACAATGGCATGATGAAGATAATCGAGGATAATATTAACATTTGTTTTGACTATATACACATGTTTAAATGAGGAAGGCACGTCTAAATGTCCAGTTTGTAGAGTGAGCGTCACGTGGTGGGAACGATGGTCGAGAGGAGAATAGTTCTTAAATGAAACCCAAAGGTCGCCGACCCCGAGCTTTACATCGAGATACAAGAAGGTTTTCCGCAttttgcattctgggtaaattGTGGaaaccccgccccctttttcCATGGCGGTTCCCTCGGTGCATGCGGTCTATTGGACTGTGATAAcctgaggaggcggagctctcctgTTCTCCGACCTGCCGACACGGACCAGGATGCATTGCACACGCTGATGCGTCATAACGCAGCGCGTCATGTGACCGAACGTCTTGTTTTCTGCAGGTTCGACAAGGAGAAGCTTCACTCCCTGGTGACAGAGAGGGGTTACCCCGTGagttcatccactcattcagcTTCATCAGAGGCCCGATGTCACTGTCGTCTTGACTCCTCCCCTCACCCCCCTGTGCAGGAGATGACGAGGGGGAACCGATACAAGACCATCAGCTGGAGGTTTCTGGAGTCCCTGGAGCCGCCCAAAGTGGTGCACGCCCGCTGCCCCGACATGGTCACCAAGGGCAACCTGTACGGCCAGGTGACGGTGCGCCTGCACTCCAAACAGGTACGCCTGGTCGTGATACGAGCAGCAGGTAGCCGTGTGCGGAGTCTTCTCtcagtgtgtccctgtgtgtggtcATCATTGTTTCCCTGTAAAGCTTCTGTGTTTCACAGAGTTAATGCAAAAGCAACTTCAAGAGCAGTTTAGATATTCCGACCGGTCATCTCTGCTCTTCTTTGCGTCCGGGCCCGTCTCCGCAGATTCTGGCCATCTACGACCGCTTCGGGAGGCTGATGCTGGGCAGCGAGGAGCAGCCGAAGGACGTGCTGGAGTACCTGGTCATCGAGCGCCACCTCGTCAACGCCTACGGCCGCTGGAGGCTGCACGGGAAAATAGTGCCGTCCTGGGCTCCGGCCAAAGACCCCATTATCAAGGTGACCCTCCGCTACAGTTATCttttagtagaagaagaagaagctcctgTCAAGGAGGTCATTTCAATAAACTTTATTAACTGGCGTCGCTGTAGCGACCACATGAACGAGGCGTTTCAAGCTTTTCAGTTTAATTTTCTAATGTTTTCAGTGAATTATTTTCCTCACTTCATTTTGCTTCTTCTCCTAAAATAGCAGCTGATTGGTTAGAGTTCAAAAGCGACTCACGCCCGGGTTTAATGGACCTTATAAACAGTCACTAACTAATAAACGGGAGGAAAAATACAGAAAACTGTCCATcgtgataaacaacaacaacaagaagggaGAGCAGGATATATTTTCACAGCGatgatgtttatgttttttaattggCTTTCTGGTGTTTTTGCACAATGAAAACAGATTTTCACACCTTTTTTTGCCCTGGAGCTTAATTTCTTCTCTGAAGAAGACGATATGTTATTAAAAGCAATATTTAATAGATATTTAATTTGactctgctccccccccccccccctgtgtgtcCTCCTCCAGACCGTCATGATTCCCGGTCCGGAGCTGAAGCCGGGTCAAGAGTTCGAGGCCCTCAACTACGAAGTTCCCAAACCGAAGGCGGTCCAGTGGAATAAGTAGGCCACCGGGTGGCGCTGCGCTCAACATCCAACCCCACCGGGACATTATGAGGGTTCACATTCCGTTGAACAAACTACCGAGTACACAACAGCCtggaaaaataacaacaacaatgataCATTTTCTGAAAGTTGTTTCATGCATTTTCAGTGTTTTAAGattaacttaaaaaataaaatgtacacaCGTCCAGAAACTGAATGGTTTATTTCTGCATgttgaaatacaaaaataaagtgtCCCATCTGCATCTTCTCATACGAGTCAATTCAACACGTTTCTTTTATAGAAGATTTTTTagcatttaaaatagaaaacgGAGCGTGGGTCTACTTCTCTCTGCAACTCAAAGGATGTGATGCAACAagttcctttttcttcttttttttttctaacgACATCAAATTACAGCACACTCGTTCAAAAGACACACTAACATGACACAATGCTCACAACTAGGTCACTCCATtgatacaatacaaataatgaacTTGGTGTTTAAACAATCACTGGATGGAAAAAGAAATCACCCGATCGCACACATTGCTGCTAGACATGTAACTTaattacacccacacacagaatactgttaatattgtacttttataTTATAATACTGCTTTAAAAGAAGTTGTAGTTTCTTAAAAATGGAGCTCACTGTCAGACATTTAAATATAGGGCCGCTCCTTATGTCAATAAAGTAAgctgataataaatatatttaatagtcgtaatatatatttgattggtCCGAgaatcaatttaatttaaaacatctTGTCGGCGACTGTCTGCATATCACTGAAGTCGTGCAGGAGAATCTCGTATTCAACAGGAATGACAATATTTGAGAATATTATTTTgctgtgacttttttttctccgcagTGACTCAAAAAGGTAATATCTATATCTGCATAAAGAGAAAACATTAACTAGCAATTAGTAATATACAAATCAACTGAGGCGTTCGCTGCATAACTCACTTTATttgcaatatttatttaattcccGAGTGAAAAGCCGGTTTGTTTAGCTGCTGCACAAACGTCCCGAACAATTCGATGTTCTTTGCGATTACCAAATATTTAAAGAGCATTTGTTCCACAAACTGGTGCCCATTGCATTTGTACTGACATTACTTCCTCAATGCTTATATTATAAAACAGTTATGCAGTTGTCACTCCACTATAAAGGGGTTCTAAGGGTGTATGTCTTGAAGTTTATGGTGGTTTATGAATTTTATTTGGCGTCATTTGGTGGCATGTTTATTACGTTATTGTgattaaatcaaaagtaagagAATGGTAATACTCATTGGCATTTAGTCATTACATCACTTAAGCAAACACGTATGCATAGTTTTATcaattattaatacaacatagAAATATAGTAGTTTGACATCCAGTGCTTCACACTaaacacttaaaaaaatatgagACTGAATTTACCGGGCGAAATGATAGGGTTCAATCCACGAGATGCTGTAATTCGGATTTGTTGGTCCAACATACTGTGTACCTTCATggcgtgcgtatgtgtgtgtgtgtgtgtgtgtgtactgtcacctaaaaacatacagagacacaaaaaaacatttcaatttTAAAACGGGATGTTGGGTAGAAGCAGGAAGAGAAGGGACTTCATCTAAAAGCCTTAGATGCCCTCTTCCATCAGCCAAGAAATGTCCGTCTGTAGTTCCTTGCGAGTCTTTACGAAAGTCTTCTTCTGATGGCGGCAAGGCCCAAAAGTCCAACCTCAAATCACAAAGACCTCAATTCTGTCCTTGCTTCGCAGTTACTTGCTTTCTGACCCAAGTTCCCCTTGACCATCATCAGGCGAAAGggataacattttttaaacaaatggtGGCTATAGATCGGATCACAAGTCGGATGGGAATACGAAAGCCTCGGCGGCAAATTCCGcatcgtcctcctcgtcttcctctggaATGTTCTCGGGCTCCCACGTGAAGACGTCCGAGGCGTCCGCGAACGAGCTTGATCGGCTCCTCTCCATCTGCCAGGGACACAAAGCATCACGCCGGCCCAAGTTTTCTTTTGTCCCGTCAATCTGCTCCGTGCTCATATCTGATGGACCTTCTTCAACGCCGAGTGGGCGCTGGATCTCTGGGACGTAATCTTGGTTTATGTTGGGAATATCAACTTTGCTTTCGTTTGAGGTTTGTGGCTCCTGAGAGGCCCACGGACAAACGTCTCTTCCATTGGACTCTTGCTTTTTGACTACTTCTGGTTCCCCTGTGTCCCATGGACAAACATCTCCCCGGGTACTATATTGCTTTTGGAGTACCTTTGGTTCCTCTGTGTCCCACGGACAAACATCTCCTCCAGTGCCTTGCTTTTTGACAACTACTGGTTCCTCTGTGTCCCACGGACAAACATCTCCTCCAGTGTCTTGCTTTTGGAGTACCTTTGGTTCCTCTGTGTCCCACGGACAAACATCTCCTCCAGTGCCTTGCTTTTTGACAACTACTGGTTCCTCTGTGTCCCACGGACAAACATCTCCTCCAGTGTCTTGCTTTTTGACAACTTCTGGTTCCTCTGTGTCCCACGGACAAACATCTCCTCCGGTGTCTTGCTTTTTGACAACTTCTGGTTCCTCTGTGTCCCACGGACAAACATCTCCTCCAGTGTCTTGCTTTTTGACAACTTCTGGTTCCTCTGTGTCCCACGGACAAACATCTCCTCCGGTGTCTTGCTTTTTGACAACTTCTGGTTCCTCTGTGTCCCACGGACAAACATCTCCTCCAGTGCCTTGCTTTTTCACAACTTCTGTGTCCCAAGGACAAACATTTTCCTGGGTACTATCTTGCTTTTGGAGAACCTTTGGTTCCTCTGTGTCCCAAGGACAAACATTTCCTCCACTGGTGTCTTGCTTTTTGACAATTTCTGGTTCATCTGTGTTCCAAGGACAAACATCTCCTCGGGTACTATCTTGCTTGTGGAGCACCTTTGGTTCCCCTGTCTCCCGTGGACAAACATCTCCCTGGGAATTGTCTTGTCTTTGTTGTTTCCCATGACTCTCAGAGTTCTTGGGGGTCTGTGGATATTCTGGTTCCCCACTATCCCACAGACATACATCTGCTGGCCTTTCCATCATGGTCGCTCCAGTTTTATCCGGGGGATCAGTATCCCAGGGACATATGTTTACTCTTGTGCTGTCGTTCCCATCATTCTGTACAGAAGCAGCTCTCAAAGGGGAGATACCCGAGTCTGCTGGTTGGTCTTGATATCCAGTCTCCCAGGGACAAATATCTACTTGGATGGTCATTTGTGTCATCGAGCCTGTATCTGTTGGCTCGGTGTTCCCCTCATCCCATGGACAAATCCCCCCCATGATTTTAGGGGGATCAGGGAAATCCCATGGACAACTTTCTGCTACCACGGTCATGTGTCGACCCAAATGCATGAGAGGGAATCTTGCAGGTTGCTGCTGCTCATTACTTAACGTTTCTTTTGACGCATCGAGATAGATGGGGGTTTTCAGAACTTCTTGCCGATGAGGCACCGACAGCGTTCCCTTGGTCTCCGAGGGATTCAGGTTTTCATATACAACTTCAGCCTTTTCCTGAACATCCCAGGGACAAACATTAACATATTCATTATCTTCCTTCACTGTAGGTGGAGGACCTTCTGCAGTCTCCCAGGGACATATATTTGTTGGACGTTTCATAGACTGTTGTCCCTGTGAACCTCTAGACATTTTGGTGGAATAAATAACTGGAATATCCTGTGATTCCCAAGGACACGCATCGCTACGAACACTTCCTCGCCTGCTCGTATTCCCTTGCTCTTGAGATTCCCACGGACAAATATTTGATGGTTGAGATACCTGCGAGTCCCAAGGGCAGATGTCTGCTTTAACGCTCTGCTGCTTTTTAAAGCCCTCTCCTTCCTGGGAAACTCCATCCCATGGACACGCATCTGTGTTGGGAAAATTGCGGACTGGTGTAAATCGATTACTTCCTCTTCTGTGAGTTGAAGGGGTTCTACAACTGCTAGCAGTTTCCCAAGAACTAATACTACTACGTTTGCTGTTCTGCCtcgataaaaacacattttcgtGAGTGCCGTCTCTTGGCATGTCATCCATGTCCCAAGGGTAGACGGCCGATCTTCCAATCGACAGCTTACGTGGGCTTCTGTCGCAAGAATCCACAGAAGAAAGTCTGATGGCGTTCTGCTTCACGACACACATACTCCTTTTCTGCAGTGACCTCTTTTCCACGCTGGGACGTCGACTCTTTGTTCCCAATCTCGGCGTTGTGGAAGCGC
The nucleotide sequence above comes from Pseudoliparis swirei isolate HS2019 ecotype Mariana Trench chromosome 24, NWPU_hadal_v1, whole genome shotgun sequence. Encoded proteins:
- the mrpl45 gene encoding 39S ribosomal protein L45, mitochondrial, encoding MAAPMRRTLVALHRATCSSLKSAEASLDLRRPGPLYVPVRTKKRYFVPPVVGLKRRKQEQNPDAKARTAGIVFRQQYFERPINISCTAGVFDPYVPPEGDARLSSLSREGLKQRAEQLRQSATSQLAIRKIKEYDPQFTSRGFAEQAREIFIEAHGALTQFDKEKLHSLVTERGYPEMTRGNRYKTISWRFLESLEPPKVVHARCPDMVTKGNLYGQVTVRLHSKQILAIYDRFGRLMLGSEEQPKDVLEYLVIERHLVNAYGRWRLHGKIVPSWAPAKDPIIKTVMIPGPELKPGQEFEALNYEVPKPKAVQWNK